Proteins encoded by one window of Fusarium graminearum PH-1 chromosome 1, whole genome shotgun sequence:
- a CDS encoding phenylalanyl-tRNA synthetase alpha chain, which produces MTTSSSAPSGDLTSQILQALSEKTPLLSSEVFPTIAFQDIKASLDRLASRSMITYETIDKEEAILEPEAEQIAEHGSHEARVFEALRNAVEGLSIQDLEKAIGDKTVTKVGQGKAFKEKWIKKSDDGKLVATAKSIEDITRAQLQKIKETRTHEPKVLTDLRKRKLIKMQKVISFKIEKGPKFALEITKEETDLTADMIASGSWKSANFKPYNFKALGADQNAGALHPLNKVRHEFRSIFFEMGFEEMPTNKFVETGFWNFDALFVPQQHPARDLQDTFYISDPAVGDAPRSEEGQNTEEYWENIKQVHQDGKFGSIGYRYPWSAEETKRLVLRTHTTAISTAMLYKLAAQKGPDGRPPPARYFSIDRVFRNETVDATHLAEFHQVEGVIADYDLTLGGLMEFMEAFFAKMGITNLKFKPAYNPYTEPSMEIFSYHEGLGKLVEIGNSGMFRPEMLEPMGLPKDMRVFGWGLSLERPTMIKYKISNIRELLGHKVDLNFIERNPAVRLEKE; this is translated from the exons ATGACGACCTCAAGCTCTGCCCCCTCTGGGGACCTCACCTCTCAGATTCTCCAAGCCCTATCGGAAAAGACCCCGCTGCTCTCCTCAGAGGTGTTTCCTACAATTGCCTTCCAAGATATCAAGGCTTCTCTCGACCGTCTTGCTTCCCGATCTATGATTACATATGAGACAATTGACAAAGAGGAGGCTATTCTCGAACCCGAGGCGGAGCAGATTGCTGAACATGGCAGTCACGAGGCGCGTGTTTTTGAAGCACTGCGAAATGCTGTGGAGGGGTTGTCGATCCAGGATTTGGAGAAGGCCAttggtgacaagactgtCACCAAGGTTGGACAGGGCAAGGCTTTCAAGGAGAAGTGGATTAAGAAGAGCGACgatggcaagcttgtcgcTACT GCCAAGTCGATCGAAGATATCACCCGAGCCCAGCTCCAAAAGATTAAGGAGACCCGAACCCACGAGCCCAAGGTCCTGACCGACCTACGAAAGCGAaaattgatcaagatgcaaaaggtcatcagcttcaagattGAAAAGGGACCTAAATTTGCGCTGGAGatcaccaaggaggaaacCGACCTGACAGCCGACATGATTGCCTCTGGATCGTGGAAGTCCGCCAACTTCAAGCCCTACAACTTCAAGGCCCTCGGTGCCGACCAAAACGCTGGCGCTCTGCACCCTCTCAACAAGGTGCGACACGAGTTCCGATCTATCTTCTTCGAGATGGGTTTCGAGGAGATGCCCACCAACAAGTTCGTGGAGACTGGATTCTGGAACTTCGACGCCCTGTTTGTGCCCCAACAGCATCCTGCTCGTGATCTCCAGGACACTTTCTACATCTCCGACCctgctgttggtgatgcGCCGCGCTCTGAGGAGGGACAGAACACAGAGGAGTACTGGGAGAACATCAAGCAGGTCCACCAAGACGGCAAGTTTGGATCAATTGGTTACAGGTACCCCTGGTCAGCggaggagaccaagagatTGGTGCTCCGAACCCACACTACTGCCATTTCAACAGCCATGCTTTACAAGCTAGCGGCACAGAAGGGACCTGACGGCCGCCCACCCCCTGCCCGATACTTCTCTATTGATCGTGTTTTCCGCAACGAGACAGTTGACGCTACCCATTTGGCTGAGTTCCACCAGGTCGAGGGTGTTATTGCCGACTACGACCTTACGCTGGGTGGATTGATGGAATTCATGGAggccttcttcgccaagaTGGGCATTACcaacctcaagttcaagcctGCCTACAACCCTTACACCGAGCCCAGTATGGAAATTTTCAGCTACCACGAGGGTCTGGGTAAGCTGGTTGAGATTGGAAACAGTGGTATGTTCCGACCTGAGATGCTGGAGCCCATGGGTCTGCCCAAGGATATGCGAGTATTTGGATGGGGTCTTTCACTGGAGCGACCGACCATGATCAAGTACAAGATTTCCAACATCCGAGAATTGTTGGGCCACAAGGTCgatctcaacttcatcgaGAGAAACCCTGCGGTGAGATTAGAGAAGGAGTAA